Proteins from a genomic interval of Mustela lutreola isolate mMusLut2 chromosome 4, mMusLut2.pri, whole genome shotgun sequence:
- the TAF5L gene encoding TAF5-like RNA polymerase II p300/CBP-associated factor-associated factor 65 kDa subunit 5L isoform X2 yields MKRVRTEQIQMAVSCYLKRRQYVDSDGPLKQGLRLSQTAEEMAANLTDSDSQHSHEVMPLLYPLFVYLHLNLVQNSPKSTVESFYSRFHGMFLQNASQKDVIEQLQTTQTIQDILSNFKLRAFLDNKYVVRLQEDSYDYLIRYLQSDNNTALCKVLTLHIHLDVQPAKRTDYQLYASGSSSRSESSGLEPTDMPAPILQNEAALEVLQESIKRVKDGPPSLTTICFYAFYNTEQLLNTAEISPDSKLLAAGFDNSCIKLWSLRSKKLKSEPHPVDVSRIHLACDILEEEDDEDDNAGTEMKILRGHCGPVYSTRFLADSSGLLSCSEDMSIRYWDLSSFTNTVLYQGHAYPVWDLDISPYSLYFASGSHDRTARLWSFDRTYPLRIYAGHLADVDCVKFHPNSNYLATGSTDKTVRLWSAQQGNSVRLFTGHRGPVLSLAFSPNGKYLASAGEDQRLKLWDLASGTLYKELRGHTDNITSLTFSPDSSLIASASMDNSVRVWDIRNTHCSAPADGSSGELVGVYTGQMSNVLSVQFMACNLLLVTGITQENQEH; encoded by the exons ATTCTGATTCCCAGCATAGCCACGAAGTGATGCCTCTCCTCTATCCTCTCTTTGTCTACCTCCATCTCAACCTGGTCCAGAATAGTCCGAAGAGCACAGTGGAAAGTTTTTACAGCCGCTTCCATGGAATGTTTCTGCAGAACGCTAGCCAGAAGGATGTCATTGAGCAGCTACAGACCACTCAAACCATCCAGGACATCCTGTCTAACTTCAAGCTTCGAGCATTCCTAGATAACAAGTACGTGGTCCGTCTCCAGGAAGACAGCTACGACTACCTTATCCGCTACCTCCAAAGTGACAACAACACCGCCCTGTGCAAAGTCCTCACCTTACATATCCATCTTGACGTGCAGCCCGCCAAGAGAACAGATTACCAGCTCTACGCCAGCGGCAGCTCCTCTCGGAGTGAGAGCAGTGGCCTCGAGCCCACTGACATGCCTGCCCCTATTCTGCAGAACGAGGCTGCCCTGGAGGTCTTGCAGGAGAGCATTAAGCGCGTCAAAGAtggccctccctccctcaccaccATCTGTTTCTATGCCTTCTATAACACAGAGCAGCTGTTGAACACTGCAGAAATCTCCCCAGATAGCAAGCTGCTTGCTGCGGGGTTTGACAACTCCTGTATAAAACTGTGGAGTTTACGATCCAAGAAGTTAAAATCAGAACCCCATCCAGTAGACGTGTCCCGCATCCACTTGGCTTGTGACATTCTGGAGGAGGAG GATGATGAGGATGACAATGCGGGCACAGAGATGAAGATCCTCCGGGGACACTGTGGACCAGTATACAGCACAAGGTTCCTTGCAGACAGCTCAGGGTTGCTCTCTTGTTCTGAAGACATGTCCATTAGGTACTGGGACCTCAGCAGTTTCACCAACACTGTGTTGTACCAAGGACATGCCTACCCTGTGTGGGACCTGGACATTAGCCCATATAGCCTGTACTTTGCCAGCGGGTCCCATGACCGCACCGCAAGGTTGTGGTCATTTGATCGGACGTACCCGCTGAGAATATATGCCGGACACCTGGCAGATGTGGACTGTGTCAAATTCCACCCTAATTCAAACTACTTAGCCACGGGCTCGACCGACAAGACTGTCCGGCTGTGGAGCGCTCAACAGGGCAACTCAGTGAGGCTCTTCACGGGCCACCGCGGCCCCGTGCTCTCTCTTGCCTTCTCTCCTAACGGTAAGTACTTGGCATCAGCTGGCGAGGACCAGCGGCTGAAGCTATGGGACTTGGCCTCTGGGACCCTTTATAAAGAACTGAGGGGCCACACGGACAATATCACCAGCCTCACCTTCAGCCCGGACAGCAGCCTGATCGCGTCCGCGTCCATGGACAACTCCGTGCGCGTCTGGGACATCAGGAACACGCACTGCAGTGCACCTGCCGACGGCTCCTCGGGCGAACTCGTGGGCGTGTACACCGGGCAGATGAGCAACGTGCTGAGCGTGCAGTTCATGGCCTGCAACCTCCTTCTAGTGACTGGAATCACACAAGAAAATCAggaacattaa
- the TAF5L gene encoding TAF5-like RNA polymerase II p300/CBP-associated factor-associated factor 65 kDa subunit 5L isoform X1, whose product MKRVRTEQIQMAVSCYLKRRQYVDSDGPLKQGLRLSQTAEEMAANLTVQSESGCANIVSAAPCQAEPQQYEVQFGRLRNFLTDSDSQHSHEVMPLLYPLFVYLHLNLVQNSPKSTVESFYSRFHGMFLQNASQKDVIEQLQTTQTIQDILSNFKLRAFLDNKYVVRLQEDSYDYLIRYLQSDNNTALCKVLTLHIHLDVQPAKRTDYQLYASGSSSRSESSGLEPTDMPAPILQNEAALEVLQESIKRVKDGPPSLTTICFYAFYNTEQLLNTAEISPDSKLLAAGFDNSCIKLWSLRSKKLKSEPHPVDVSRIHLACDILEEEDDEDDNAGTEMKILRGHCGPVYSTRFLADSSGLLSCSEDMSIRYWDLSSFTNTVLYQGHAYPVWDLDISPYSLYFASGSHDRTARLWSFDRTYPLRIYAGHLADVDCVKFHPNSNYLATGSTDKTVRLWSAQQGNSVRLFTGHRGPVLSLAFSPNGKYLASAGEDQRLKLWDLASGTLYKELRGHTDNITSLTFSPDSSLIASASMDNSVRVWDIRNTHCSAPADGSSGELVGVYTGQMSNVLSVQFMACNLLLVTGITQENQEH is encoded by the exons TCCAATCAGAATCCGGTTGTGCCAACATAGTGTCTGCAGCCCCTTGCCAGGCAGAGCCCCAGCAGTATGAAGTACAGTTTGGACGACTACGGAATTTTCTCACTG ATTCTGATTCCCAGCATAGCCACGAAGTGATGCCTCTCCTCTATCCTCTCTTTGTCTACCTCCATCTCAACCTGGTCCAGAATAGTCCGAAGAGCACAGTGGAAAGTTTTTACAGCCGCTTCCATGGAATGTTTCTGCAGAACGCTAGCCAGAAGGATGTCATTGAGCAGCTACAGACCACTCAAACCATCCAGGACATCCTGTCTAACTTCAAGCTTCGAGCATTCCTAGATAACAAGTACGTGGTCCGTCTCCAGGAAGACAGCTACGACTACCTTATCCGCTACCTCCAAAGTGACAACAACACCGCCCTGTGCAAAGTCCTCACCTTACATATCCATCTTGACGTGCAGCCCGCCAAGAGAACAGATTACCAGCTCTACGCCAGCGGCAGCTCCTCTCGGAGTGAGAGCAGTGGCCTCGAGCCCACTGACATGCCTGCCCCTATTCTGCAGAACGAGGCTGCCCTGGAGGTCTTGCAGGAGAGCATTAAGCGCGTCAAAGAtggccctccctccctcaccaccATCTGTTTCTATGCCTTCTATAACACAGAGCAGCTGTTGAACACTGCAGAAATCTCCCCAGATAGCAAGCTGCTTGCTGCGGGGTTTGACAACTCCTGTATAAAACTGTGGAGTTTACGATCCAAGAAGTTAAAATCAGAACCCCATCCAGTAGACGTGTCCCGCATCCACTTGGCTTGTGACATTCTGGAGGAGGAG GATGATGAGGATGACAATGCGGGCACAGAGATGAAGATCCTCCGGGGACACTGTGGACCAGTATACAGCACAAGGTTCCTTGCAGACAGCTCAGGGTTGCTCTCTTGTTCTGAAGACATGTCCATTAGGTACTGGGACCTCAGCAGTTTCACCAACACTGTGTTGTACCAAGGACATGCCTACCCTGTGTGGGACCTGGACATTAGCCCATATAGCCTGTACTTTGCCAGCGGGTCCCATGACCGCACCGCAAGGTTGTGGTCATTTGATCGGACGTACCCGCTGAGAATATATGCCGGACACCTGGCAGATGTGGACTGTGTCAAATTCCACCCTAATTCAAACTACTTAGCCACGGGCTCGACCGACAAGACTGTCCGGCTGTGGAGCGCTCAACAGGGCAACTCAGTGAGGCTCTTCACGGGCCACCGCGGCCCCGTGCTCTCTCTTGCCTTCTCTCCTAACGGTAAGTACTTGGCATCAGCTGGCGAGGACCAGCGGCTGAAGCTATGGGACTTGGCCTCTGGGACCCTTTATAAAGAACTGAGGGGCCACACGGACAATATCACCAGCCTCACCTTCAGCCCGGACAGCAGCCTGATCGCGTCCGCGTCCATGGACAACTCCGTGCGCGTCTGGGACATCAGGAACACGCACTGCAGTGCACCTGCCGACGGCTCCTCGGGCGAACTCGTGGGCGTGTACACCGGGCAGATGAGCAACGTGCTGAGCGTGCAGTTCATGGCCTGCAACCTCCTTCTAGTGACTGGAATCACACAAGAAAATCAggaacattaa
- the TAF5L gene encoding TAF5-like RNA polymerase II p300/CBP-associated factor-associated factor 65 kDa subunit 5L isoform X3, translating to MKYSLDDYGIFSLNSPKSTVESFYSRFHGMFLQNASQKDVIEQLQTTQTIQDILSNFKLRAFLDNKYVVRLQEDSYDYLIRYLQSDNNTALCKVLTLHIHLDVQPAKRTDYQLYASGSSSRSESSGLEPTDMPAPILQNEAALEVLQESIKRVKDGPPSLTTICFYAFYNTEQLLNTAEISPDSKLLAAGFDNSCIKLWSLRSKKLKSEPHPVDVSRIHLACDILEEEDDEDDNAGTEMKILRGHCGPVYSTRFLADSSGLLSCSEDMSIRYWDLSSFTNTVLYQGHAYPVWDLDISPYSLYFASGSHDRTARLWSFDRTYPLRIYAGHLADVDCVKFHPNSNYLATGSTDKTVRLWSAQQGNSVRLFTGHRGPVLSLAFSPNGKYLASAGEDQRLKLWDLASGTLYKELRGHTDNITSLTFSPDSSLIASASMDNSVRVWDIRNTHCSAPADGSSGELVGVYTGQMSNVLSVQFMACNLLLVTGITQENQEH from the exons ATGAAGTACAGTTTGGACGACTACGGAATTTTCTCACTG AATAGTCCGAAGAGCACAGTGGAAAGTTTTTACAGCCGCTTCCATGGAATGTTTCTGCAGAACGCTAGCCAGAAGGATGTCATTGAGCAGCTACAGACCACTCAAACCATCCAGGACATCCTGTCTAACTTCAAGCTTCGAGCATTCCTAGATAACAAGTACGTGGTCCGTCTCCAGGAAGACAGCTACGACTACCTTATCCGCTACCTCCAAAGTGACAACAACACCGCCCTGTGCAAAGTCCTCACCTTACATATCCATCTTGACGTGCAGCCCGCCAAGAGAACAGATTACCAGCTCTACGCCAGCGGCAGCTCCTCTCGGAGTGAGAGCAGTGGCCTCGAGCCCACTGACATGCCTGCCCCTATTCTGCAGAACGAGGCTGCCCTGGAGGTCTTGCAGGAGAGCATTAAGCGCGTCAAAGAtggccctccctccctcaccaccATCTGTTTCTATGCCTTCTATAACACAGAGCAGCTGTTGAACACTGCAGAAATCTCCCCAGATAGCAAGCTGCTTGCTGCGGGGTTTGACAACTCCTGTATAAAACTGTGGAGTTTACGATCCAAGAAGTTAAAATCAGAACCCCATCCAGTAGACGTGTCCCGCATCCACTTGGCTTGTGACATTCTGGAGGAGGAG GATGATGAGGATGACAATGCGGGCACAGAGATGAAGATCCTCCGGGGACACTGTGGACCAGTATACAGCACAAGGTTCCTTGCAGACAGCTCAGGGTTGCTCTCTTGTTCTGAAGACATGTCCATTAGGTACTGGGACCTCAGCAGTTTCACCAACACTGTGTTGTACCAAGGACATGCCTACCCTGTGTGGGACCTGGACATTAGCCCATATAGCCTGTACTTTGCCAGCGGGTCCCATGACCGCACCGCAAGGTTGTGGTCATTTGATCGGACGTACCCGCTGAGAATATATGCCGGACACCTGGCAGATGTGGACTGTGTCAAATTCCACCCTAATTCAAACTACTTAGCCACGGGCTCGACCGACAAGACTGTCCGGCTGTGGAGCGCTCAACAGGGCAACTCAGTGAGGCTCTTCACGGGCCACCGCGGCCCCGTGCTCTCTCTTGCCTTCTCTCCTAACGGTAAGTACTTGGCATCAGCTGGCGAGGACCAGCGGCTGAAGCTATGGGACTTGGCCTCTGGGACCCTTTATAAAGAACTGAGGGGCCACACGGACAATATCACCAGCCTCACCTTCAGCCCGGACAGCAGCCTGATCGCGTCCGCGTCCATGGACAACTCCGTGCGCGTCTGGGACATCAGGAACACGCACTGCAGTGCACCTGCCGACGGCTCCTCGGGCGAACTCGTGGGCGTGTACACCGGGCAGATGAGCAACGTGCTGAGCGTGCAGTTCATGGCCTGCAACCTCCTTCTAGTGACTGGAATCACACAAGAAAATCAggaacattaa